In Halopiger aswanensis, the DNA window TCGAACCCGGCGATCGCGTCGCCGTCAACGACTCCTTTGCGATCCAGACCGTGCTGGACGCCGAGACCGACGCGCGCGCCCAGTCGATGGAGATCACCGAGAAGCCCGAGGTCGGCTACGAGGACATCGGCGGCATCGACGAGCAGGTCCGCGAGGTCCGCGAAGCCGTCGAGCAGCCCCTCTCCGAGCCCGAAGTCTTCGACGAAGTCGGCATCGAACCGCCCAGCGGCGTCCTGCTGTACGGCCCGCCGGGCACCGGCAAGACGATGCTCGCGAAGGCCGTCGCCAACAAGACCGACGCCACCTTCATCAAGATGGCCGGCTCCGAACTCGTCCGCAAGTTCATCGGCGAAGGCTCGCGGCTCGTCCGCGACCTCTTCGAGATGGCCCGCGAGCGCGAGCCCGCCATCATCTTCATCGACGAGATCGACGCCATCGCCACGACGCGGTCGGAGTCCAAGACCTCCGGCGACGCCGAGGTCCAGCGCACCATGATGCAACTGCTCTCGGAAATGGACGGCTTCGAGGCCCGCGGTGAAATCCGTATCATCGCCGCCACCAACCGCTTCGACATGCTCGACCGCGCGATCCTTCGTCCGGGCCGGTTCGACCGCCTCATCGAGGTCCCCGAACCCGACCGCGACGGCCGCGAGCAGATCCTCGAGATCCACACCCGCGACATGAACATCGCCGATGGGGTCGACTTCGACGCCCTCGCCGACGATACTGAGGGCTACTCCGGGGCCGACATCGAGAGCCTCGCCACCGAGGCCGGCATGTTCGCTATCCGCAACGAGCGCAACGAAGTCACTCACCAGGACTTCGTCGAGGCCTTAGAGAAGATCGAGAACGACGACTCGAGCGACGTGATCTCTTCGGCCGGGTACTTCTACCAATAAGAACGAAGTTTTGCTCTACGGGTGCGCCTTCGGCGCACCCTCGGCAAAAATCCGATTAAAAGCACTCCTCCTT includes these proteins:
- the pan2 gene encoding proteasome-activating nucleotidase Pan2, with product MSRSPSLPERPHRDIDPDLPDDERLEALRDHFDDIVDVHEQLSDQLDEAEKRREQLREKVDRVERENETLKSSSLYIATVEDVMADDEVVVKQHGNNQEVLTEVSPRVADRVEPGDRVAVNDSFAIQTVLDAETDARAQSMEITEKPEVGYEDIGGIDEQVREVREAVEQPLSEPEVFDEVGIEPPSGVLLYGPPGTGKTMLAKAVANKTDATFIKMAGSELVRKFIGEGSRLVRDLFEMAREREPAIIFIDEIDAIATTRSESKTSGDAEVQRTMMQLLSEMDGFEARGEIRIIAATNRFDMLDRAILRPGRFDRLIEVPEPDRDGREQILEIHTRDMNIADGVDFDALADDTEGYSGADIESLATEAGMFAIRNERNEVTHQDFVEALEKIENDDSSDVISSAGYFYQ